A part of Kitasatospora acidiphila genomic DNA contains:
- a CDS encoding FUSC family protein: protein MTSSNPTPTPTTPARPRSWWARAVRPARPVVAWVLAPRAAAGMAVPLCAGLAAGRLDLGVFAGLGAMHATLNDRVEPAGLRLLRIGGALAASATGMLIGGAVLHWRLPTAVAVLVLTAVAFVSGALSATGPRGSAAGLLLLVSTALGDGMAPPHPWWVAGPMMLAGAGLVVLLGLPYRPHARSDPPRLQLAEVYRALGTLLEELGTSQGPAARRVLTGRLNQLQDQLPPPRPGARESARLSALRRAYEGALAATEAASGLLWARRPVPPEVAALPEQLARTLAADAPAPPLPAWHPDTPARRALADALRTAADAVAGRPADPATVVRTAPVPPPDPWRLRGRLLSRGAARYGARVALCIGVAEVLTAALPLNRSYWVPMTVAFVLKPDLGSVFLRAVSRAVGTVLGVVLTAALLSLTTERWVLVGVVALCVALLPWSAAAHYGLNTMVMTPLALVLVQLGGGSGSAEVGPRVLDTVLASVIVLVFGYLLWPERAPHRIEPRLVTATETLRAYLTSVTEPPAEDARAQVWLRRTAYRALADARQEVQHGLTEPPPAGQRAEAWLPATAALERLSGAVAAYAAQLRYGGRLSEPAEVARVLAALDQLAAAARRHRPPAGVATRPPGPHNPQRSALTQAAAELEQLLHG, encoded by the coding sequence GGCGGCTGGGATGGCGGTGCCGTTGTGCGCGGGGTTGGCGGCGGGGCGGCTGGATCTCGGGGTGTTCGCGGGGCTCGGGGCGATGCACGCGACGCTGAACGACCGGGTGGAGCCGGCCGGGCTTCGCCTGCTGCGGATCGGCGGCGCCCTGGCGGCGTCGGCGACCGGGATGCTGATCGGCGGGGCGGTGCTGCACTGGCGACTGCCCACCGCGGTCGCAGTGCTGGTGCTGACCGCGGTGGCCTTCGTCTCGGGTGCGCTGAGTGCGACGGGACCGCGCGGCTCGGCGGCGGGGTTGCTGCTGCTGGTGTCGACGGCGCTGGGCGACGGGATGGCGCCGCCGCATCCGTGGTGGGTGGCGGGGCCGATGATGCTGGCGGGGGCGGGCCTGGTGGTGCTGCTGGGGCTGCCCTACCGGCCGCACGCACGCAGCGATCCGCCCCGGTTGCAGCTGGCCGAGGTCTACCGGGCGCTCGGCACGCTGCTGGAGGAGCTGGGTACGAGTCAGGGGCCAGCGGCCCGCCGGGTGCTGACGGGCCGTCTGAACCAGTTGCAGGACCAGTTGCCGCCGCCGCGCCCCGGTGCTCGCGAGAGCGCCCGGCTGTCCGCCCTGCGCCGGGCCTACGAGGGGGCGCTGGCCGCGACCGAGGCGGCCAGCGGGCTGCTCTGGGCCCGCCGGCCGGTGCCCCCGGAGGTGGCCGCACTGCCGGAGCAGCTGGCCCGGACCCTGGCGGCGGACGCACCTGCGCCCCCGCTCCCCGCCTGGCACCCCGACACCCCCGCCCGCCGGGCCCTCGCGGACGCCCTGCGCACGGCGGCCGACGCCGTGGCCGGCCGCCCGGCGGACCCGGCGACCGTGGTCCGGACGGCCCCGGTGCCGCCGCCCGACCCGTGGCGGCTGCGGGGGCGGCTGCTGTCGCGGGGTGCCGCGCGGTACGGCGCCCGGGTGGCACTGTGCATCGGGGTGGCCGAGGTGCTGACCGCCGCGCTGCCGCTGAACCGCAGCTACTGGGTGCCGATGACGGTGGCCTTCGTGCTCAAGCCGGATCTGGGCTCGGTCTTCCTGCGGGCGGTCAGTCGCGCGGTGGGCACGGTGCTGGGGGTGGTGCTGACGGCGGCGCTGCTCTCGCTGACCACCGAACGCTGGGTGCTGGTCGGCGTGGTGGCGCTCTGCGTCGCGCTGCTGCCGTGGTCGGCGGCTGCCCACTACGGGCTGAACACGATGGTGATGACGCCGCTGGCCCTGGTGCTGGTGCAGTTGGGCGGGGGCAGCGGGTCGGCGGAGGTCGGGCCGCGGGTGCTGGACACCGTGCTGGCCAGCGTGATCGTGCTGGTCTTCGGCTATCTGCTGTGGCCGGAGCGGGCTCCGCACCGGATCGAGCCGCGCCTGGTGACGGCGACCGAGACGCTGCGCGCCTATCTCACCTCGGTCACCGAGCCGCCCGCCGAGGACGCCCGCGCCCAGGTCTGGCTGCGCCGCACCGCCTACCGGGCGCTGGCGGACGCTCGGCAGGAGGTGCAGCACGGGCTGACCGAGCCGCCGCCGGCCGGGCAGCGGGCCGAGGCCTGGCTGCCGGCCACGGCGGCCCTGGAGCGGCTGAGCGGCGCGGTGGCCGCCTACGCGGCGCAGCTGCGCTACGGCGGTCGGCTCAGCGAACCGGCGGAGGTGGCGCGGGTGCTCGCCGCGCTGGACCAGCTGGCGGCGGCGGCCCGCCGGCACCGCCCGCCGGCGGGGGTGGCCACCCGCCCGCCGGGCCCGCACAATCCGCAGCGCAGCGCCCTCACCCAAGCAGCCGCCGAACTGGAGCAACTCCTGCACGGCTGA
- a CDS encoding ABC-F family ATP-binding cassette domain-containing protein: MAVNLATIESVTKVYGTRALLDGVTLGVSEGDRIGVVGRNGDGKTTLIRMLAKLEEPDSGRITWNGGLRLAVLTQHDSLDPEATIRHEVIADRADHEWLGDARIRDIIEGLFGGLDLPGFSNGLDTVIGPLSGGERRRIALAKLLLGEPDLIVLDEPTNHLDVEGIAWLARHLQNRRSALVCVTHDRWFLDQVCTRMWDVQRGEVREYEGGYSDYVFARAERTRIEATEEQKRQNLARKELAWLRRGAPARTSKPRYRIEAANALIADVPEPRDKSELMKFANARLGRTVFELEDVTVRAGDKLLLERLTWNLGPGDRIGLLGVNGAGKTSLLRALQTAYASQGDTQPASGVIKVGKTVRLAYLSQEIAELDPATRVLQAVEQIRGRVDLGKGREMTAGQLCEQFGFSKDKQWTPVGDLSGGERRRLQLLRLLMDEPNVLFLDEPTNDLDIETLNQLEDLLDGWPGSMIVISHDRFFIERTTDVTYALLGDRRMRMLPGGVDEYLERRAAVAAAAPAAVAAPAPTDAAPAKSGAESRAAKKELQRIERQLAKLEQQESKLHDQLAQHAADFSKVAELDAQLRKVREEKEELELNWLELADS; encoded by the coding sequence GTGGCCGTCAACCTCGCCACCATCGAGTCCGTCACGAAGGTCTACGGCACCCGAGCCCTTCTGGACGGGGTCACCCTCGGCGTCAGCGAGGGCGACCGGATCGGCGTGGTCGGCCGCAACGGCGACGGCAAGACCACCCTGATCCGGATGCTCGCCAAGCTGGAGGAGCCGGACAGCGGCCGGATCACCTGGAACGGCGGCCTGCGGCTTGCCGTCCTCACCCAGCACGACTCACTCGACCCAGAGGCCACCATCCGGCACGAGGTGATCGCCGACCGCGCCGACCACGAGTGGCTCGGCGACGCCCGGATCCGCGACATCATCGAGGGCCTCTTCGGCGGCCTCGACCTGCCCGGCTTCAGCAACGGCCTGGACACCGTGATCGGCCCGCTCTCCGGTGGCGAGCGCCGCCGGATCGCGCTGGCCAAGCTGCTGCTCGGCGAGCCCGACCTGATCGTGCTCGACGAGCCCACCAACCACCTGGACGTCGAAGGCATCGCCTGGCTCGCCCGGCACCTGCAGAACCGCCGCTCCGCGCTGGTCTGCGTCACCCACGACCGCTGGTTCCTGGACCAGGTCTGCACCCGGATGTGGGACGTGCAGCGCGGCGAGGTCCGCGAGTACGAGGGCGGCTACTCCGACTACGTCTTCGCCCGCGCCGAGCGCACCCGGATCGAGGCCACCGAGGAGCAGAAGCGCCAGAACCTGGCCCGCAAGGAGCTCGCCTGGCTGCGCCGTGGCGCCCCCGCCCGCACCTCCAAGCCGCGCTACCGGATCGAGGCCGCCAACGCGCTGATCGCCGACGTCCCCGAGCCGCGCGACAAGAGCGAGCTGATGAAGTTCGCCAACGCCCGACTCGGCCGCACCGTCTTCGAGCTGGAGGACGTCACGGTGCGGGCAGGGGACAAGCTGCTGCTGGAGCGGCTCACCTGGAACCTCGGCCCCGGCGACCGGATCGGCCTGCTCGGCGTCAACGGCGCCGGCAAGACCTCGCTGCTGCGCGCCCTGCAGACCGCCTACGCCTCGCAGGGCGACACGCAGCCCGCGTCCGGCGTCATCAAGGTCGGCAAGACCGTCCGACTCGCCTACCTCTCCCAGGAGATCGCCGAACTCGACCCGGCCACCCGGGTGCTGCAGGCCGTCGAGCAGATCCGCGGCCGGGTCGACCTCGGCAAGGGCCGCGAGATGACGGCCGGTCAGCTCTGCGAGCAGTTCGGCTTCAGCAAGGACAAGCAGTGGACCCCGGTCGGCGACCTGTCCGGCGGTGAGCGCCGCCGCCTCCAGCTGCTCCGACTGCTGATGGACGAGCCCAATGTGCTCTTCCTCGACGAGCCCACCAACGACCTCGACATCGAGACCCTCAACCAGCTGGAGGACCTGCTCGACGGCTGGCCCGGCTCGATGATCGTGATCAGCCACGACCGGTTCTTCATCGAGCGCACCACGGACGTGACCTACGCGCTGCTGGGCGACCGGCGGATGCGGATGCTGCCCGGCGGCGTCGACGAGTACCTGGAGCGGCGGGCCGCCGTCGCCGCCGCGGCGCCCGCCGCGGTTGCCGCCCCGGCGCCGACCGACGCCGCGCCCGCCAAGTCGGGCGCGGAGAGCCGGGCCGCCAAGAAGGAACTGCAGCGCATCGAGCGCCAGTTGGCCAAGCTGGAGCAGCAGGAGAGCAAGCTGCACGACCAACTGGCCCAGCACGCCGCCGACTTCTCCAAGGTCGCGGAGCTGGACGCGCAACTGCGCAAGGTGCGGGAGGAGAAGGAGGAGCTGGAGCTCAACTGGCTGGAGCTGGCGGACTCCTGA
- a CDS encoding 4-(cytidine 5'-diphospho)-2-C-methyl-D-erythritol kinase — protein sequence MIAVRVPAKVNVQLGVGGLRADGFHDLANVFFAVALGDEVTAVFGQGVTISCSGPDADQVPLDDTNLAARAARLLAARHGIEPDVHLHIAKAIPVAGGMAGGSADGAAALVACDALWQLDTPLPVLLELAAELGSDVPFALLGGVALGRGRGELLEELPVAGTFHWVFAVADGGLSTPAVFRECDRLREAAGTGSSAAEVPTPDPSAELLAALAAGDPAALAAALGNDLQAAALSLRPDLADCLRAGLDAGALAALVSGSGPTCAFLAKDAADAQAVADALTASGTCRAAHATHGPVPGARVIAG from the coding sequence GTGATCGCTGTCCGGGTGCCCGCCAAGGTCAACGTCCAGCTGGGAGTCGGCGGCCTGCGCGCCGACGGCTTCCACGACCTGGCCAACGTCTTCTTCGCGGTCGCACTCGGTGACGAGGTCACCGCTGTTTTCGGACAGGGCGTGACGATCAGCTGCAGCGGACCGGACGCCGACCAGGTGCCGCTCGACGACACCAACCTGGCCGCCCGCGCCGCCCGCCTGCTCGCCGCCCGCCACGGCATCGAGCCCGACGTGCACCTGCACATCGCCAAGGCCATCCCGGTGGCCGGCGGGATGGCCGGCGGCAGCGCCGACGGAGCCGCCGCCCTGGTCGCCTGCGACGCGCTCTGGCAGCTGGACACCCCGCTGCCGGTGCTGCTGGAGCTCGCCGCCGAACTCGGCTCCGACGTGCCGTTCGCGCTGCTCGGCGGCGTGGCCCTGGGCCGCGGCCGGGGCGAACTGCTGGAGGAGCTGCCGGTCGCCGGCACCTTCCACTGGGTCTTCGCGGTCGCCGACGGCGGCCTGTCCACCCCCGCGGTGTTCCGCGAGTGCGACCGGCTGCGCGAAGCGGCCGGCACCGGCTCCAGCGCCGCCGAGGTGCCCACCCCCGACCCGTCCGCCGAACTGCTCGCCGCCCTGGCCGCCGGCGACCCGGCCGCCCTGGCCGCCGCGCTCGGCAACGACCTGCAGGCCGCCGCCCTGTCGCTGCGCCCCGACCTCGCCGACTGCCTGAGGGCCGGCCTGGACGCCGGCGCGCTCGCCGCCCTGGTCTCCGGCTCCGGCCCCACCTGCGCCTTCCTGGCCAAGGACGCAGCCGACGCGCAGGCCGTCGCCGACGCCCTGACCGCCTCCGGCACCTGCCGCGCCGCCCACGCCACCCACGGTCCGGTGCCGGGCGCCCGGGTGATCGCCGGGTAG
- the rsmA gene encoding 16S rRNA (adenine(1518)-N(6)/adenine(1519)-N(6))-dimethyltransferase RsmA → MSTTDPSSSDSHLLGAADIRELAAAFGVRPTKQRGQNFVIDANTVRRIVRAAEVTPEDAVVEVGPGLGSLTLALLEVAAHVTAVEIDPLLAQHLPTTVGTRMPAKADHFDLVLSDAMEVTELPGPPPTALVANLPYNVAVPVLLHMLATFPSIERTLVMVQSEVADRLAAKPGNKVYGVPSVKANWYAEVKRAGAIGRNVFWPAPNVDSGLVSLVRRQPPATTASRTEVFAVVDAAFAQRRKTLRAALAGWAGSPAAAEQAIAAAGIDHTLRGEMLTVEQFAAIAEHKPEGSSK, encoded by the coding sequence GTGAGCACCACTGATCCCTCCTCCTCCGACAGTCACCTGCTGGGCGCCGCCGACATCCGCGAACTGGCCGCCGCGTTCGGGGTCCGCCCCACCAAGCAGCGCGGCCAGAACTTCGTGATCGACGCCAACACCGTGCGCCGGATCGTCCGCGCTGCCGAGGTGACCCCCGAGGACGCCGTGGTCGAGGTCGGCCCCGGCCTCGGCTCGCTCACCCTGGCGCTGCTCGAGGTCGCCGCCCACGTCACCGCGGTCGAGATCGACCCGCTGCTGGCCCAGCACCTGCCGACCACCGTCGGCACCCGGATGCCGGCCAAGGCCGACCACTTCGACCTGGTGCTCAGTGACGCCATGGAGGTCACCGAGCTGCCCGGGCCGCCCCCCACCGCGCTGGTCGCCAACCTGCCGTACAACGTCGCCGTCCCGGTGCTGCTGCACATGCTGGCCACCTTCCCCAGCATCGAGCGCACCCTGGTGATGGTGCAGTCCGAGGTGGCCGACCGGCTCGCCGCCAAGCCCGGCAACAAGGTCTACGGGGTGCCGTCGGTCAAGGCCAACTGGTACGCCGAGGTCAAGCGGGCCGGCGCGATCGGCCGCAACGTCTTCTGGCCGGCCCCCAACGTGGACTCCGGCCTGGTCTCGCTGGTCCGCCGGCAGCCGCCCGCCACCACCGCCAGCCGGACCGAGGTCTTCGCGGTGGTCGACGCCGCCTTCGCGCAGCGCCGCAAGACGCTGCGCGCCGCCCTGGCCGGCTGGGCCGGCTCGCCCGCCGCCGCCGAGCAGGCCATCGCCGCCGCCGGGATCGACCACACCCTGCGCGGTGAGATGCTGACCGTCGAGCAGTTCGCCGCCATCGCCGAGCACAAGCCTGAGGGATCGTCCAAGTGA
- a CDS encoding TatD family hydrolase yields the protein MAAKDDRSTPPPLPAPLAVPVADSHTHLDMQSGTPAEGLAKAASVGVTTVVQVGCDLPGSRWAAELAGEFEQVHAAVALHPNEAPRIVLGDPDTWSGQKREPGGSAALDEALAEIDRLAALPQVRAVGETGLDYFRTGPEGVEIQKESFRRHIEIAKRHDKALVIHDRDAHEDVIEVLLAEGAPERTVFHCYSGDAAMAELCAEHGWYLSFAGPVTFKANQPLRDALAATPLDRILVETDAPFLTPHPYRGRPNAPYLIPVTVRSMAETLGLGEDELCTAIAANTARAFGC from the coding sequence ATGGCTGCCAAGGACGACCGCTCCACCCCGCCCCCGCTGCCCGCCCCGCTCGCGGTGCCGGTGGCCGACTCCCACACCCACCTGGACATGCAGTCCGGGACCCCGGCCGAGGGGCTGGCGAAGGCGGCCTCGGTGGGCGTCACCACGGTGGTGCAGGTCGGCTGCGACCTGCCCGGCTCGCGCTGGGCCGCCGAGCTGGCCGGCGAGTTCGAGCAGGTGCACGCGGCCGTCGCACTGCACCCCAACGAGGCACCGCGGATCGTGCTCGGGGACCCGGACACCTGGTCCGGGCAGAAGCGAGAGCCGGGAGGCTCGGCGGCACTGGACGAGGCGCTGGCCGAGATCGACCGGCTCGCCGCCCTGCCGCAGGTGCGGGCCGTCGGCGAGACCGGCCTCGACTACTTCCGCACCGGCCCCGAGGGCGTGGAGATCCAGAAGGAGTCCTTCCGCCGCCACATCGAAATCGCCAAGCGGCACGACAAGGCCCTGGTGATCCACGACCGGGACGCCCACGAGGACGTCATCGAGGTGCTGCTCGCCGAGGGCGCCCCCGAGCGGACCGTCTTCCACTGCTACTCCGGCGACGCTGCGATGGCCGAGCTCTGCGCCGAGCACGGCTGGTACCTGTCGTTCGCCGGCCCGGTCACCTTCAAGGCCAATCAGCCGCTGCGCGACGCCCTGGCCGCCACGCCGCTGGACCGGATCCTGGTCGAGACCGACGCCCCGTTCCTCACCCCGCACCCCTACCGCGGCCGGCCCAACGCGCCGTACCTGATCCCGGTCACGGTCCGCTCGATGGCCGAGACGCTGGGGCTCGGCGAGGACGAGCTGTGCACCGCCATCGCCGCCAACACCGCCCGCGCCTTCGGCTGCTGA
- the rsmI gene encoding 16S rRNA (cytidine(1402)-2'-O)-methyltransferase: protein MTGVLVLAGTPIGDVSDAPPRLLTELAEADVIAAEDTRRLRRLTQALGVAPAGRVLSYFEGNEVGRTPELVEALTGGARVLLVTDAGMPSVSDPGYRLVAAAVEAGIRVTAVPGPSAVLTALALSALPVDRFTFEGFLPRKTGDRARALAEVAAEPRTMVFFEAPHRIAETLDAMAEAFGADRPAAVCRELTKTYEEVKRGPIGELAAWAADGVRGEITVVVGGAPPAAPAQLTAAELADRVARREAAGERRKEAIAAVAAELGLPKREVFDAVVAAKHSG, encoded by the coding sequence GTGACAGGAGTACTCGTTCTCGCAGGCACACCCATCGGCGACGTCTCGGACGCCCCGCCCCGGCTGCTCACCGAGCTGGCCGAGGCCGACGTGATCGCCGCCGAGGACACCCGCCGCCTGCGCCGGCTCACCCAGGCGCTCGGGGTCGCCCCGGCCGGGCGGGTGCTCTCCTACTTCGAGGGCAACGAGGTCGGCCGCACCCCCGAGCTGGTCGAGGCGCTCACCGGCGGGGCCCGGGTGCTGCTGGTCACCGACGCCGGCATGCCCTCGGTCTCCGACCCCGGCTACCGACTGGTCGCCGCGGCGGTCGAGGCGGGCATCCGGGTGACCGCGGTGCCCGGGCCGTCCGCGGTGCTCACCGCCCTGGCGCTGTCCGCGCTGCCGGTGGACCGCTTCACCTTCGAGGGCTTCCTGCCGCGCAAGACCGGCGACCGGGCCCGGGCGCTGGCCGAGGTCGCGGCCGAACCGCGCACCATGGTCTTCTTCGAGGCCCCGCACCGGATCGCCGAGACCCTGGACGCGATGGCCGAGGCGTTCGGCGCCGACCGCCCGGCCGCCGTCTGCCGGGAGCTGACCAAGACCTATGAGGAGGTCAAGCGCGGCCCGATCGGCGAGCTGGCCGCCTGGGCCGCCGACGGGGTGCGCGGCGAGATCACCGTGGTGGTCGGGGGCGCCCCGCCGGCCGCCCCGGCGCAGCTCACCGCCGCCGAGCTGGCCGACCGGGTGGCCCGCCGGGAGGCGGCGGGGGAGCGCCGCAAGGAGGCCATCGCGGCGGTCGCCGCCGAGCTGGGGCTGCCCAAGCGGGAGGTCTTCGACGCCGTGGTGGCGGCCAAGCACAGCGGCTGA
- a CDS encoding dolichyl-phosphate-mannose--protein mannosyltransferase — translation MWRVTGETGAEATVVETTAGTGPVDEQDCGDAAIPGPRAPWVRRLAAFGYRAPAPAPQAERLVPPMPDGPGVTPAVVAPSPLLLRAGIRLPDGLWSWLCRWSGWLGPLLVALFGGLLRFWHLGSPGGVVFDETYYAKDAYALWHGGFETNWPDNANAQIVSHPQVIPFKSDPAFIVHPPVGKWIIGLGEHFFGMHPFGWRFMVALLGTASILMIARIARRLFRSTLLGCVAGLLLAVDGLHFVMSRTALLDLVVMFWILAGFGFLLLDRDRTRARIARRLGDGPDAAPAHRMRLGLRPYRLAAGVCVGLACSTKWSGMYVAAFFGLLTVFWDLGARRLAGARRPYWTTLIRDGLPAFVSIVVVSAGVYLASWSGWLASSPVPGRGGYGRDWAVGRHGLSTEYITLPLAGKVKMPFRVDMTWVPESLRSLWHYHSQMYDFNVNLHSPHLYQSNPWSWLVLGRPVSFYYESPASGQSGCSASKCASEVLAIGTPLLWWAGVAALAYCLYRWALRRDWRAGAVLCGLGAGYLPWFEYQSRTIFLFYAVAFVPFLVLAVTMLVGALIGPAGATPERRLVGGAAAGVLVLLIVWNFLYFYPLYTGQVIPLDDWRARMWFTSWI, via the coding sequence ATGTGGCGGGTGACTGGCGAGACGGGGGCCGAGGCGACGGTGGTCGAGACCACCGCGGGGACCGGCCCGGTGGACGAGCAGGACTGCGGCGACGCGGCAATACCCGGGCCACGCGCCCCCTGGGTGCGCCGACTGGCCGCCTTCGGCTACCGGGCGCCCGCGCCGGCCCCGCAGGCCGAGCGCCTGGTGCCGCCGATGCCTGACGGGCCCGGGGTGACCCCGGCGGTGGTGGCGCCCTCGCCGCTGCTGCTGCGGGCCGGGATCCGACTGCCGGACGGCCTGTGGTCCTGGCTCTGCCGCTGGTCGGGCTGGCTGGGCCCGCTGCTGGTGGCGCTGTTCGGCGGCCTGCTGCGGTTCTGGCACCTGGGCAGCCCCGGCGGGGTCGTCTTCGACGAGACCTACTACGCCAAGGACGCCTACGCGCTCTGGCACGGCGGCTTCGAGACCAACTGGCCCGACAACGCCAACGCCCAGATCGTCAGCCACCCGCAGGTGATCCCGTTCAAGTCCGACCCGGCGTTCATCGTCCATCCGCCGGTCGGCAAGTGGATCATCGGCCTGGGCGAGCACTTCTTCGGGATGCATCCGTTCGGCTGGCGGTTCATGGTGGCGCTGCTGGGCACCGCGTCGATCCTGATGATCGCCCGGATCGCCCGCCGGCTGTTCCGCTCCACCCTGCTGGGCTGCGTGGCCGGACTGCTGCTCGCGGTGGACGGCCTGCACTTCGTGATGAGCCGCACCGCGCTGCTCGACCTGGTCGTCATGTTCTGGATCCTGGCGGGCTTCGGGTTCCTGCTGCTGGACCGGGACCGCACCCGGGCCCGGATCGCCCGCCGCCTGGGCGACGGCCCGGATGCCGCGCCGGCCCACCGGATGCGCCTGGGGCTGCGCCCGTACCGGCTGGCGGCCGGGGTGTGCGTCGGGCTGGCCTGCTCGACCAAGTGGAGCGGGATGTACGTGGCGGCCTTCTTCGGGCTGCTGACCGTCTTCTGGGACCTGGGCGCGCGCAGGCTGGCCGGTGCCCGGCGGCCGTACTGGACCACTCTGATCCGGGACGGCCTGCCCGCCTTCGTCTCGATCGTGGTGGTCTCGGCCGGCGTCTACCTGGCCTCCTGGTCGGGCTGGCTGGCCAGCAGCCCGGTTCCGGGCAGGGGCGGCTACGGGCGGGACTGGGCGGTGGGCCGGCACGGCCTGTCCACCGAGTACATCACGCTGCCGCTGGCCGGCAAGGTGAAGATGCCGTTCCGGGTGGACATGACATGGGTGCCGGAGAGCCTGCGGTCGCTGTGGCACTACCACTCGCAGATGTACGACTTCAACGTCAACCTGCACAGCCCGCACCTGTACCAGTCCAACCCGTGGAGCTGGCTGGTGCTCGGCCGCCCGGTCTCCTTCTACTACGAGTCGCCCGCGTCCGGGCAGAGCGGCTGCTCGGCGAGCAAGTGCGCCTCCGAGGTGCTGGCGATCGGCACCCCGCTGCTCTGGTGGGCGGGGGTGGCGGCGCTGGCCTACTGCCTGTACCGGTGGGCGCTGCGCCGGGACTGGCGGGCCGGGGCGGTGCTCTGCGGGCTCGGCGCCGGCTACCTGCCGTGGTTCGAGTACCAGAGCCGGACCATCTTCCTGTTCTACGCGGTGGCCTTCGTGCCGTTCCTCGTGCTGGCCGTGACCATGCTGGTCGGCGCGCTGATCGGACCGGCCGGCGCAACACCCGAACGGCGGCTGGTGGGCGGCGCGGCGGCGGGTGTGCTGGTGCTGCTGATCGTCTGGAACTTCCTCTACTTCTATCCGCTGTACACCGGACAGGTGATCCCGCTGGACGACTGGCGGGCCCGGATGTGGTTCACCAGCTGGATCTAG
- a CDS encoding penicillin-binding transpeptidase domain-containing protein has translation MRQGAKAAVISAVAVVIVAAGGYGAYSLVGSGSSKGSGAAPPRHVVAEPPSAELAASGEKDFLTAWASGNLDAASKLTDDPATALTAMTAFQNNLKPSALTLTPGAQTTPSAFASATAPPPGSVNATPSAKPSAAGSPGASASPSGAPASQVLMNFKSKVEFANTTNVWDYTGYVGMVKMSDGKAAVHWAPTVIHPHLGTGETITTQQVFNPPTKVTDRNGQSLAQFPSLNQVVLKFQSGTTAGDPADAGTGVVITDDAGKNKPEPLFTIIDPKPGKPIKLTIDAGLETAAQKAVDEQFAKGGGKIPNAGIVAIEPSTGHVLAIANAPAAGLNLAFVGVTAPGSTMKIVTATALLQAGIDPNANMPCPSSITTGQTYKNDFSDAHNEYTFTQDFTVSCNTAFIKQGLATLKSGDLAQTALDYYGIGQDWKTGITDADGKIPGPGQSKDETAGEFMGQGKITMNPLAMASIAATVESGTFKQPILVDGMQQQPAAKQLPPDVLNKLRALMKSVVTDPSGTGYQAFQGITGNLIGGKTGTAETQPNVTPNSWFTGYRDNLAVSAEVLQGNFGADAAAPAVAEVLKVGNNG, from the coding sequence ATGCGTCAGGGCGCCAAGGCCGCCGTCATCAGTGCCGTCGCGGTCGTCATCGTGGCCGCCGGCGGCTATGGAGCGTACTCGCTGGTCGGGTCCGGCAGCAGTAAGGGCAGCGGGGCAGCGCCGCCCCGCCACGTGGTCGCCGAGCCGCCGTCGGCCGAGCTGGCCGCGAGCGGCGAGAAGGACTTCCTGACCGCCTGGGCCTCCGGCAACCTGGACGCGGCCAGCAAGCTGACCGACGATCCGGCCACCGCGCTGACCGCGATGACGGCGTTCCAGAACAACCTGAAGCCGAGTGCGCTGACCCTGACGCCGGGCGCCCAGACCACGCCGTCGGCCTTCGCCTCCGCGACCGCGCCGCCGCCCGGTTCGGTCAACGCCACGCCGTCCGCGAAGCCGTCCGCCGCCGGCTCGCCGGGCGCCTCGGCCTCTCCGTCGGGCGCGCCCGCCAGCCAGGTGCTGATGAACTTCAAGTCCAAGGTGGAGTTCGCCAACACCACCAACGTCTGGGACTACACCGGCTACGTCGGCATGGTGAAGATGAGCGACGGCAAGGCCGCCGTGCACTGGGCGCCCACCGTCATCCACCCGCACCTGGGCACGGGTGAAACGATCACCACCCAGCAGGTCTTCAACCCGCCGACCAAGGTGACCGACCGCAACGGCCAGTCGCTGGCCCAGTTCCCGTCGCTGAACCAGGTCGTGCTGAAGTTCCAGTCCGGCACCACCGCGGGCGACCCGGCCGACGCCGGCACCGGTGTGGTGATCACCGACGACGCCGGCAAGAACAAGCCGGAGCCGCTCTTCACCATCATCGACCCCAAGCCCGGCAAGCCGATCAAGCTGACCATCGACGCCGGCCTGGAGACGGCCGCCCAGAAGGCGGTGGACGAGCAGTTCGCCAAGGGCGGGGGCAAGATCCCGAACGCCGGCATAGTGGCCATCGAGCCGAGCACCGGCCATGTGCTGGCGATCGCCAACGCCCCGGCCGCCGGCCTGAACCTGGCCTTCGTGGGCGTCACGGCGCCGGGCTCCACCATGAAGATCGTCACGGCCACCGCGCTGCTGCAGGCCGGAATCGACCCGAACGCCAACATGCCCTGCCCGTCGAGCATCACCACCGGCCAGACGTACAAGAACGACTTCTCCGACGCGCACAACGAGTACACCTTCACCCAGGACTTCACGGTCTCCTGCAACACCGCCTTCATCAAGCAGGGCCTGGCCACCCTGAAGTCCGGTGACCTGGCCCAGACGGCGCTGGACTACTACGGCATCGGCCAGGACTGGAAGACCGGCATCACCGACGCCGACGGCAAGATCCCGGGCCCGGGCCAGAGCAAGGACGAGACGGCCGGCGAGTTCATGGGCCAGGGCAAGATCACCATGAACCCGCTGGCGATGGCCTCGATCGCCGCCACCGTGGAGAGCGGAACGTTCAAGCAGCCGATCCTGGTGGACGGCATGCAGCAGCAGCCGGCCGCCAAGCAGCTCCCGCCGGACGTGCTGAACAAGCTGCGGGCGCTGATGAAGAGCGTGGTCACCGACCCGTCGGGCACCGGCTACCAGGCGTTCCAGGGCATCACCGGCAACCTGATCGGCGGCAAGACCGGCACCGCCGAGACCCAGCCGAACGTCACCCCGAACAGCTGGTTCACCGGCTACCGGGACAACCTGGCGGTCAGCGCCGAGGTGCTGCAGGGCAACTTCGGCGCCGACGCGGCGGCCCCGGCGGTGGCCGAGGTGCTGAAGGTCGGCAACAACGGCTGA